Proteins encoded in a region of the Balaenoptera musculus isolate JJ_BM4_2016_0621 chromosome 21, mBalMus1.pri.v3, whole genome shotgun sequence genome:
- the LOC118888060 gene encoding beta-defensin 107A-like, with the protein MKKNLDVDKKKIFFLMFAAIILLAQIFSARGGLRRQLSCLKMEGRCEVECLSFENKIGGCRAELTPFCCKKRIKN; encoded by the exons ATGAAGAAGAACTTGGACGTTG AtaagaagaaaatctttttcttaatgtttgcTGCCATCATTCTTCTTGCTCAAATTTTCTCAG CCAGAGGAGGACTTCGAAGACAACTAAGCTGTCTGAAAATGGAAGGTCGCTGTGAAGTCGAATGCCTTTCCTTTGAAAATAAGATTGGGGGCTGCAGAGCTGAATTGACACCATTTTGCtgcaaaaaaagaattaagaattaa